Proteins found in one Planctomycetes bacterium MalM25 genomic segment:
- a CDS encoding prephenate dehydrogenase, whose translation MIGGSVARALRERELAKKVVGVVRTVERAEQVRGLGLVDEATDSLEAGCGGADLVVVATPVDQIARFACLAAQHAAPDALVTDGGSTKRVIVEAVAAHWPADGDGLAFVGAHPLAGDTQTGPEAARADLFDGAVTVLTPTDATPPEALAAARALWEGLGSRVVEMSPERHDELLARTSHVPHVAAAAVASTTPSEALALAASGWADTTRVAAGSASLWREILLANAAPIAGGLRDLAKELEAYAAALDASDGDTIERLLEAGRERRDALGS comes from the coding sequence TTGATCGGGGGATCCGTTGCGCGGGCGCTGCGGGAACGGGAGCTGGCCAAGAAGGTTGTCGGCGTTGTCCGCACCGTCGAACGGGCCGAGCAGGTCCGCGGTTTGGGGCTCGTCGACGAGGCGACCGACTCGCTCGAGGCGGGCTGCGGCGGGGCCGACCTGGTGGTCGTCGCCACGCCGGTCGACCAGATCGCCCGATTCGCCTGCCTGGCGGCCCAGCACGCGGCGCCGGACGCCCTGGTGACCGACGGGGGCAGCACGAAGCGGGTGATCGTCGAGGCGGTCGCGGCCCATTGGCCGGCGGACGGCGACGGCCTGGCGTTCGTCGGCGCGCACCCGCTCGCGGGCGACACGCAGACCGGCCCCGAGGCGGCCCGGGCCGACCTGTTCGACGGGGCGGTCACCGTCCTCACGCCGACCGACGCCACCCCGCCCGAGGCGCTCGCCGCCGCGCGGGCGTTGTGGGAGGGGCTCGGCTCGCGGGTCGTGGAGATGTCGCCCGAGCGGCACGACGAGCTGCTCGCCCGCACCAGCCACGTGCCGCACGTGGCGGCGGCGGCGGTCGCCTCGACCACGCCGAGCGAGGCGCTCGCCCTCGCGGCTTCGGGCTGGGCGGACACGACACGCGTCGCCGCCGGGTCGGCCTCGCTGTGGCGCGAGATCTTGCTCGCCAACGCCGCGCCGATCGCCGGCGGGCTGCGCGACCTTGCGAAGGAACTAGAAGCTTACGCCGCCGCCCTCGACGCGAGCGACGGCGACACGATCGAGCGACTGCTCGAAGCCGGGAGAGAACGACGCGATGCTCTGGGAAGTTGA
- a CDS encoding hypothetical protein (SLA1 homology domain 1, SHD1) has translation MKNLAYRFLTCSLALLLAINTAAAGQWIRSCWDAPACGPMVACEASCEPVACCPVETCCEPAPCEPVGCGGCGAVEAVSDCGCGSVGSETVVYESTPTPAEAVTPPAPTEVYEPAPAAAFGGGFRSDNAAPVEAPAEAAPNGDWNAGFEEPVAEPAPAQPAEQLFVEPAPVEEPADDLFADPAPAPAEPIAAPAVAAPVEEPADDLFAEPAAEEPMEEDTLFGAPVEEEPAEDLFAEPAAEQPTDEDTRFEAPAEEPADDLFAEPAAEEPADDLFGAEEEPMEDEGDLFAEPAAEEPAEDLFSEPAAEEPADDLFGAEEEPMEEDAGDLFAEPAAEEPADDLFAEPAEEEPADDLFGAPEEEAADDLFGAEEEEPMEDDGGLFDEPAEAVEDAADDLFAPEEAEPTDADAEGDLFDFGSILREPGGVDSAAQRTWVDNSGRFSTVGRLLAIDGSVVRLVKKNGAVATVPLSRLSQSDLEFVSRQSVAMHQAREHAIARGATPGDDAKQARTADELPLRTAQL, from the coding sequence ATGAAGAACCTCGCCTACCGCTTCTTGACCTGCAGCCTGGCTCTGCTGCTCGCGATCAACACGGCCGCCGCCGGCCAATGGATCCGCTCCTGCTGGGACGCGCCCGCCTGCGGCCCGATGGTGGCTTGCGAAGCTTCGTGCGAGCCGGTCGCCTGCTGTCCCGTTGAGACCTGCTGCGAGCCCGCCCCCTGCGAGCCGGTCGGTTGTGGCGGCTGTGGCGCCGTCGAAGCCGTGAGCGACTGCGGATGTGGGTCGGTCGGCAGCGAGACGGTTGTCTACGAATCGACCCCCACCCCGGCCGAAGCGGTTACACCGCCGGCGCCGACCGAGGTCTACGAACCGGCCCCCGCCGCGGCGTTCGGCGGCGGTTTCCGCAGCGACAACGCCGCACCGGTCGAAGCCCCCGCCGAAGCCGCTCCCAACGGCGACTGGAACGCCGGCTTCGAAGAGCCCGTCGCTGAGCCCGCCCCCGCGCAGCCCGCCGAGCAACTGTTTGTTGAACCCGCCCCGGTCGAAGAGCCGGCGGACGACTTGTTCGCGGATCCCGCTCCCGCGCCGGCCGAGCCGATCGCCGCGCCCGCCGTGGCCGCCCCGGTTGAGGAGCCCGCCGACGACCTGTTCGCCGAGCCGGCGGCCGAAGAACCGATGGAGGAAGACACGCTGTTCGGCGCTCCCGTTGAGGAAGAGCCCGCCGAAGACCTGTTCGCCGAGCCCGCCGCGGAACAGCCGACGGATGAGGACACTCGGTTCGAGGCCCCCGCCGAAGAGCCGGCCGACGACCTCTTCGCTGAGCCCGCCGCTGAAGAACCCGCTGACGATCTGTTTGGCGCTGAGGAAGAGCCGATGGAGGACGAGGGCGATCTTTTCGCTGAACCCGCCGCGGAGGAGCCCGCCGAGGACCTGTTCAGTGAGCCCGCGGCCGAAGAGCCCGCTGACGATCTGTTCGGCGCCGAGGAAGAGCCGATGGAAGAGGACGCCGGTGATCTGTTCGCCGAGCCGGCCGCCGAGGAGCCGGCCGACGACCTCTTCGCCGAGCCCGCCGAGGAAGAGCCCGCCGACGACTTGTTTGGCGCCCCCGAGGAGGAGGCCGCGGACGATCTCTTTGGCGCTGAGGAAGAAGAGCCCATGGAGGATGACGGCGGTCTGTTTGACGAGCCCGCCGAAGCCGTCGAAGACGCGGCCGATGACCTGTTTGCACCAGAGGAGGCGGAGCCGACCGACGCCGATGCCGAAGGAGACTTGTTCGACTTCGGCTCGATCCTCCGCGAGCCGGGCGGTGTCGACAGCGCGGCGCAGCGCACCTGGGTCGATAACTCGGGACGCTTCTCGACGGTCGGCCGTCTGTTGGCGATCGACGGCAGCGTCGTCCGCCTGGTCAAGAAGAACGGCGCCGTGGCGACCGTGCCCCTGTCGCGCCTGAGCCAGTCGGACCTCGAGTTCGTCAGCCGCCAGTCGGTCGCGATGCACCAGGCCCGCGAGCACGCCATCGCCCGCGGCGCCACGCCCGGCGACGACGCGAAGCAGGCCCGCACCGCCGACGAGCTCCCGCTCCGCACCGCTCAGCTTTAA
- the typA gene encoding GTP-binding protein TypA/BipA, producing MPADRPDSTPAEGIRNVAIIAHVDHGKTTLVDQLLYQSGRYRQAELDKLAGGQHGLVFDSNDLERERGITIFSKNCAIEYESLAGKRLRINLIDTPGHADFGGEVERVLMMADGCLLLVDAFEGPMPQTRFVLQKALAQGLRPIVVVNKIDRPDARPDEVVTEVFDLLVDLGAEDDVLDFPVVFASGKAGFASLSPTERPEGMRDLLEQIVEHVPAPSGKPDEPTQMMVTTIEYSDYVGRIAVGRVLAGSVTDRQRVAVIDRDGEVTQQQINQLFTFEGLGKVETERVDCGDLCAIVGLDPIGMGYTVSAVETPRAAAAVKIDEPTINMTFRVNDGPLAGREGDHVTSRKIGERLDKELRSDVALRVAPGETMEQYRVSGRGLMHLGILIENFRREGFELCVGKPQVVTRQEEGKRLEPVELLVVDVPEEFENAVMSLVGDRRAQVLKMGKKTSGAAFTHLEFSIPSRSLIGLRTRLLAATQGNAVVHHTVLGFEPPRGDVKLRPNGVLIAHESGQATAYAMDALDDRGVFFIKPGDTVYEGQVVGENCKSGDLVVNVVKGKKLTNMRAAGKDDNNAVRPPRDMSLEACLEYIDDDELVEVTPTGVRMRKILLKESDRRRVARRGAAAATSA from the coding sequence ATGCCCGCCGACCGCCCCGATTCCACGCCCGCTGAGGGTATCCGCAACGTGGCGATCATCGCCCACGTCGACCACGGGAAGACGACCCTCGTCGACCAACTGCTATACCAGTCGGGCCGCTACCGCCAGGCGGAGCTGGACAAACTGGCGGGGGGGCAGCACGGCCTCGTCTTCGATTCGAACGACCTGGAGCGTGAGCGCGGCATCACGATTTTCAGCAAGAACTGCGCGATCGAGTACGAGTCGCTCGCCGGCAAGCGGCTGCGGATCAACCTGATCGACACCCCGGGCCACGCCGACTTCGGGGGCGAGGTCGAGCGGGTGCTGATGATGGCGGACGGCTGCCTGCTGCTGGTCGACGCCTTCGAGGGCCCGATGCCGCAGACGCGGTTCGTGCTGCAGAAAGCGCTCGCGCAGGGGCTGCGGCCGATCGTTGTGGTGAACAAGATCGACCGCCCCGACGCCCGCCCCGACGAGGTGGTCACCGAGGTCTTCGACCTGTTGGTCGATCTCGGCGCCGAGGACGACGTGCTCGACTTCCCGGTGGTGTTCGCCTCGGGCAAGGCGGGCTTCGCCAGCCTGTCGCCGACCGAGCGGCCCGAGGGGATGCGCGACCTGCTCGAGCAGATCGTCGAGCACGTCCCCGCGCCCAGCGGCAAGCCGGACGAGCCGACGCAGATGATGGTCACCACGATCGAGTACTCCGACTACGTCGGCCGCATCGCCGTGGGCCGGGTGCTCGCCGGTTCGGTCACCGACCGCCAGCGCGTCGCGGTGATCGACCGCGACGGGGAGGTCACCCAGCAGCAGATCAACCAGCTCTTCACCTTCGAGGGGCTCGGCAAGGTCGAGACCGAGCGGGTCGATTGTGGCGACCTGTGCGCGATCGTCGGGCTCGACCCGATCGGCATGGGCTACACGGTCTCCGCCGTCGAGACGCCGCGCGCCGCCGCCGCGGTGAAGATCGACGAGCCGACCATCAACATGACGTTCCGCGTGAACGACGGCCCGCTCGCCGGGCGCGAGGGGGACCACGTCACCAGCCGCAAGATCGGCGAGCGGCTGGATAAGGAGCTGCGGAGCGACGTCGCCCTGCGTGTCGCCCCGGGCGAGACGATGGAGCAGTACCGGGTCTCCGGCCGCGGGCTGATGCACCTGGGCATCCTCATCGAGAACTTCCGCCGCGAGGGCTTCGAGCTCTGCGTCGGCAAGCCGCAGGTCGTGACCCGGCAGGAGGAGGGCAAACGGCTGGAACCGGTCGAGCTGCTCGTGGTCGATGTGCCCGAGGAGTTCGAGAACGCGGTCATGTCGCTCGTCGGCGATCGGCGGGCCCAGGTCTTGAAGATGGGCAAGAAGACCAGCGGCGCCGCGTTCACGCACCTGGAGTTCTCGATCCCGTCGCGCTCGCTGATCGGCCTGCGGACTCGCCTGCTGGCCGCCACGCAGGGCAACGCGGTGGTGCACCACACGGTGCTCGGCTTCGAGCCCCCGCGGGGCGACGTGAAGCTCCGCCCGAACGGGGTGCTGATCGCCCACGAATCGGGCCAGGCGACCGCCTACGCGATGGACGCGCTGGACGACCGGGGCGTCTTCTTCATCAAGCCGGGCGACACCGTCTACGAGGGGCAGGTCGTCGGCGAGAACTGCAAGTCGGGCGACCTCGTGGTCAACGTGGTGAAGGGCAAGAAGCTCACCAACATGCGGGCCGCCGGCAAGGACGATAACAACGCCGTCCGCCCGCCACGCGACATGTCGCTCGAGGCCTGCCTCGAGTACATCGACGACGACGAGCTGGTCGAGGTCACCCCGACCGGCGTCCGCATGCGGAAGATCCTGCTCAAGGAATCCGACCGCCGCCGCGTGGCGCGGCGTGGCGCGGCGGCGGCCACCTCGGCATAA
- a CDS encoding putative metallophosphoesterase, translating to MDFAFWTLAFVGHGLFWVELVNRLHGVGWRRAVIDGLTQACGVGVASIPIVAAYQLLTTESQLSLPAWLTGYAWFSLVVLAVVLVSRVAMPWDPLRDRRTKRTAATTLDVRERLGDRATAGGVLDTLANLPGNRLLQVELEELTLPLERLPLDLEGMRIAHLTDLHMSGRLAIGYFEQVVKAVNAWQPDLVFLTGDLIEHTPQLEWIPETLGRLEAKAGVYYILGNHDAKIDANLTRQRLDEAGLIDASGCALEAEQRGVRFTVCGDERPWFPQAPPLTGDEDFILCLAHTPDRFGWAVKSGVDLTLAGHVHGGQVCFPLLGPLLCPSRHGVRYADGTFRRGRSVMHVGRGSGSLFPLRYNCPPEVALLTLTRG from the coding sequence ATGGACTTCGCCTTCTGGACGCTCGCCTTCGTCGGGCACGGCCTCTTCTGGGTCGAGCTGGTCAACCGCCTCCACGGCGTCGGCTGGCGACGCGCGGTGATCGACGGTCTCACGCAGGCCTGCGGCGTCGGTGTCGCCTCGATTCCAATCGTCGCCGCCTATCAGCTCCTGACCACCGAATCGCAATTGAGCCTCCCGGCTTGGCTGACCGGCTACGCTTGGTTCAGCCTCGTGGTGCTGGCCGTGGTGCTCGTGAGCCGCGTCGCGATGCCCTGGGACCCACTGCGAGATCGCCGCACGAAGCGCACCGCCGCGACGACGCTCGACGTCCGCGAGCGGCTCGGCGACCGCGCGACCGCCGGTGGGGTGCTCGACACGCTCGCCAACCTGCCGGGGAACCGGCTCCTGCAAGTCGAGCTCGAAGAGCTCACCCTGCCGCTCGAACGCCTGCCGCTCGATCTCGAGGGCATGAGGATCGCGCACCTGACCGACCTGCACATGTCGGGGCGGCTGGCGATCGGCTACTTCGAGCAGGTCGTGAAGGCGGTCAACGCCTGGCAGCCCGACCTCGTCTTCCTGACGGGCGACCTGATCGAGCACACGCCGCAGCTGGAGTGGATCCCCGAGACGCTCGGCCGGCTCGAAGCGAAGGCCGGCGTCTACTACATCCTCGGCAACCACGACGCGAAGATTGACGCCAACCTCACCCGCCAACGCCTCGACGAGGCCGGCCTGATCGACGCGAGCGGCTGCGCCCTCGAGGCGGAGCAGCGCGGCGTCCGTTTCACGGTCTGCGGCGACGAACGCCCCTGGTTCCCGCAGGCGCCCCCGCTCACCGGCGACGAGGATTTCATCCTCTGCCTCGCCCACACGCCCGACCGCTTCGGTTGGGCGGTGAAGTCAGGCGTCGACCTCACGCTCGCCGGCCATGTGCACGGCGGGCAGGTCTGCTTCCCGCTGCTCGGCCCCCTGCTCTGCCCCAGCCGCCACGGCGTCCGCTACGCCGACGGCACGTTCCGCCGGGGCCGCAGCGTGATGCACGTCGGCCGCGGCTCGGGCTCACTCTTCCCGCTGCGGTACAACTGCCCGCCCGAGGTGGCGTTGCTCACGCTAACGCGAGGCTGA
- the mprA gene encoding Response regulator MprA, with the protein MSHSGTTTRAESSATTGGTASSQTTAPSGDRPDGVQKASEGLQKVLCLCGEKATAEQLAERLGEGFDVTPVRSLARAASRLATGEYGGVYAEAQHFGPGADATQLIHNVQMLRGMPDGVVLLDRENHIVWSNGRLREWTRRETVVGESFYTVLGAPEILGPEFKPLDAAFTRGTPTSSTLRCDDAKYYRLNAAPVEHYTGEQPDHLIVTLRDVTAEQLQQQKLAAIHQAGIELADLTPEEVAEMEIDERIELLKDNILHCTQDVLHYDVVEIRTLDEETGELTPLLALGIKPEAEERPLRCETTGNGVTGFVASTGKSYLCEDTSEDPLYIEGAQDARSSLTVPLLLHDDVIGTFNVESPDSGAFTESDRQFLEIFARDVAASLNTMQLLAAEKATTAMASIEAIHSAVAMPVDDILNDAVNLIESYSGDEAEVVERLQRILLNARDIKQVIQKVGQSMAPTEARPACVRVEQRPLLVGKRVLVADADETVRSAAHELLEKYGCIVESAHDGAEAVAMARHSLSGRAGCMPYDAILSDICLPDLTGYELLLKLAEQIQAPPLILMTGFGYDPGHVIVKARQAGLKAVLFKPFRLDQLLETVEQVATEQSSVDKADRGESAT; encoded by the coding sequence GTGTCCCACTCCGGCACGACCACTCGCGCCGAGTCGTCTGCAACGACCGGCGGAACGGCTTCTTCGCAAACGACCGCCCCCTCGGGCGATCGGCCGGACGGTGTCCAGAAGGCGTCCGAAGGGCTCCAGAAGGTGCTCTGCCTCTGCGGCGAGAAAGCGACCGCCGAGCAGCTGGCCGAACGGCTCGGCGAGGGCTTCGACGTCACCCCGGTCCGCTCGCTGGCCCGCGCCGCCAGCCGGCTCGCCACGGGCGAGTACGGCGGCGTCTACGCCGAAGCGCAGCACTTCGGTCCGGGCGCCGACGCGACCCAGCTGATCCACAACGTGCAGATGCTGCGCGGTATGCCGGACGGTGTGGTGCTGCTGGACCGTGAGAACCACATCGTGTGGAGCAACGGTCGGCTCCGCGAGTGGACCCGCCGAGAGACCGTCGTCGGCGAGTCGTTCTACACGGTGCTCGGAGCGCCCGAGATCCTCGGCCCCGAGTTCAAGCCGCTCGACGCCGCCTTCACGCGCGGCACGCCGACCTCGTCCACCCTGCGGTGCGACGACGCCAAGTACTACCGTCTGAACGCCGCCCCGGTCGAGCACTACACGGGTGAACAACCCGACCACCTGATCGTCACGCTCCGCGACGTCACCGCCGAGCAGCTGCAGCAGCAGAAGCTGGCCGCCATCCACCAGGCGGGCATCGAGCTGGCCGATCTCACGCCCGAAGAAGTGGCGGAGATGGAGATCGACGAGCGGATCGAGCTGCTCAAGGACAACATCCTGCACTGCACGCAGGACGTGCTGCACTACGACGTCGTCGAGATCCGCACGCTCGACGAGGAGACCGGCGAGCTGACCCCGCTGCTCGCCCTGGGCATCAAGCCCGAAGCCGAGGAGCGCCCCCTGCGGTGCGAGACCACCGGCAACGGCGTCACGGGCTTCGTCGCCTCGACCGGCAAGAGCTACCTCTGCGAGGACACCAGCGAGGACCCGCTTTACATCGAGGGAGCCCAGGACGCCCGCAGCTCGCTCACCGTGCCGCTGCTGCTGCACGACGACGTGATCGGCACGTTCAACGTCGAGTCGCCCGACTCGGGCGCGTTCACCGAGAGCGACCGGCAGTTCCTGGAGATCTTCGCCCGGGACGTCGCCGCGTCGCTCAACACGATGCAGCTGTTGGCCGCCGAGAAGGCGACCACGGCGATGGCCAGCATCGAGGCGATCCACTCCGCGGTCGCGATGCCGGTCGACGACATCCTGAACGACGCGGTCAACCTGATCGAGAGCTACTCGGGCGACGAGGCCGAAGTGGTCGAGCGTCTCCAGCGGATCCTGCTCAACGCCCGCGACATCAAGCAGGTGATCCAGAAGGTGGGCCAATCGATGGCCCCCACCGAGGCGCGTCCCGCTTGTGTGCGGGTCGAGCAACGCCCGTTGCTGGTCGGCAAGCGCGTGCTGGTCGCCGACGCCGACGAGACGGTCCGCTCCGCCGCCCACGAGCTGCTCGAGAAGTACGGCTGCATCGTCGAGAGCGCCCACGACGGCGCCGAGGCGGTCGCCATGGCCCGCCACTCCCTGTCGGGGAGAGCCGGCTGCATGCCCTACGACGCGATCCTCTCGGACATCTGCCTGCCCGACCTGACCGGCTACGAGCTCCTGCTCAAGCTCGCCGAGCAGATCCAGGCCCCGCCGCTCATCCTGATGACCGGCTTCGGCTACGACCCGGGCCACGTGATCGTGAAGGCCCGCCAGGCGGGCTTGAAGGCGGTGCTCTTCAAGCCGTTCCGCCTCGACCAGCTGCTCGAAACGGTCGAGCAGGTCGCCACCGAACAGTCCTCGGTCGACAAGGCGGACCGCGGCGAATCCGCGACCTAG
- the hemY_2 gene encoding Protoporphyrinogen oxidase translates to MPDSPPQRRVAILGGGITGLAAALRLEESGVAVDWRLLEASPRVGGVLETVRDRDCLIELSADNFLTRDPWATDLCRRVGLEEELLPTDPARRRALVVSNGRIRRVPEGFVLMSPQRAWPILASPILSPLGKARLAAEGLVPTRRDKADESVAAFARRRLGKEAFERLVQPLVAGIYTADPERLSMDATMAQFVRQEREHGSLTRAALSKRSATAERSESGARYGLFVAPRAGMQQLVDAIEARLPKERIATNASVQTIERDADGAWRLAGEGGEDRGVYDELIVTLPAAPAAQALRTADTELADLLSQVEYAGCSVVCLVVEAGQVTRPIDGFGFVVPQVEGRRLIAASFASYKFPGRTPDGRVLIRAFVGGALQPELADRDDAGLVSLVREELGELVGLTGEASLTRIARWPRRMPQYHVGHLGLVQRIEARAQSLGVELAGAAYRGVGVPQCVHSGEQAAERVLERIAS, encoded by the coding sequence GTGCCCGATTCGCCTCCCCAACGACGCGTCGCCATCCTCGGCGGCGGAATCACCGGACTCGCCGCCGCGTTGCGGCTTGAGGAGTCCGGCGTGGCGGTCGATTGGCGGCTGCTCGAAGCGAGCCCGCGCGTCGGCGGGGTGCTGGAGACGGTTCGCGACCGGGACTGTCTGATCGAGCTGTCGGCCGATAACTTCCTCACGCGCGACCCGTGGGCGACCGATCTCTGCCGGCGGGTCGGGCTCGAGGAGGAGCTGTTGCCGACCGATCCGGCCCGGCGGCGAGCGCTGGTCGTCAGCAACGGCCGCATCCGCCGGGTGCCCGAGGGCTTTGTCCTCATGTCGCCGCAGCGGGCGTGGCCGATCCTCGCTTCGCCGATCCTCAGCCCGCTGGGCAAGGCGCGGCTGGCGGCCGAGGGGCTCGTGCCGACGCGCCGCGACAAGGCCGACGAGAGCGTCGCCGCGTTCGCCCGTCGGCGGCTGGGGAAGGAAGCCTTTGAGCGGCTCGTGCAGCCGCTCGTGGCGGGCATCTACACGGCCGACCCGGAGCGGCTGAGCATGGACGCCACGATGGCCCAGTTCGTCCGCCAGGAGCGCGAGCACGGCAGCCTCACGAGGGCAGCGCTGTCGAAGCGTTCGGCGACCGCCGAGCGGAGCGAGAGCGGCGCCCGCTACGGGCTGTTCGTCGCGCCCCGCGCGGGGATGCAGCAGCTCGTCGACGCGATCGAGGCTCGCTTACCGAAGGAGCGGATCGCCACCAACGCGAGCGTCCAAACGATCGAGCGCGACGCCGACGGCGCGTGGCGACTGGCCGGCGAAGGGGGCGAGGACCGGGGCGTTTACGACGAGCTGATCGTCACCCTGCCCGCGGCGCCCGCGGCTCAGGCGTTGCGAACGGCCGACACGGAGCTTGCCGACCTGCTGAGTCAGGTCGAGTACGCGGGCTGCTCGGTCGTCTGCCTCGTCGTCGAGGCGGGGCAGGTCACGCGGCCGATCGACGGCTTCGGCTTCGTCGTGCCCCAGGTCGAGGGCCGCCGGCTCATCGCCGCGAGCTTCGCCAGCTACAAGTTCCCCGGCCGCACGCCGGACGGGCGGGTGCTGATCCGAGCGTTCGTCGGCGGGGCGCTGCAGCCAGAGCTCGCCGACCGCGACGACGCCGGGCTCGTGAGCCTGGTCCGCGAGGAGCTCGGCGAACTGGTCGGCCTCACCGGCGAAGCGAGCCTGACGCGCATCGCCCGCTGGCCGCGGCGCATGCCGCAGTACCACGTGGGGCACTTGGGCCTCGTCCAGCGGATCGAAGCGCGGGCGCAGTCGCTCGGCGTCGAACTGGCCGGCGCCGCCTACCGCGGCGTCGGCGTGCCGCAGTGCGTCCACTCGGGCGAGCAAGCGGCCGAGCGGGTGCTTGAGCGGATAGCTTCTTAA